A stretch of the Candidatus Berkelbacteria bacterium genome encodes the following:
- the gyrB gene encoding DNA topoisomerase (ATP-hydrolyzing) subunit B, translating into MADEVKKNQSSYSAADITVLEGLEAVRKRPGMYIGGTGEAGLHHLIWEIVDNSIDEAMAGYASKIELTLLPKNVVRVRDNGRGIPVEVHKATQKSTLETVMTTLHAGGKFGGEGYKVSAGLHGVGASVVNALSAWLVAEVWRDDKRYEQLYKQGQPAGELTSADDPGHATGTQTTFTPDPTIFETIDFKWETILERLRQQAYLTKGIFIRAQDDRAESSESYSFYFEGGIASHVRYLNRNKANLHEPIYIEKITNDISVEIALQYTEDFNERVFTFANTVNTPGGGTHLTGFKTALTRVLNDYAKSSKLLKETDSGFSGEDVREGLAAIVSVKLSDPQFEGQTKDKLGNPEIRTIVEQVTAEGLSYYLQEHPNEAKKIITKASLSARARLAAKAARETVIRKGALEGMTLPGKLADCSERDPKKSELYIVEGDSAGGSAKQGRDRKFQAILPLRGKILNVERARLDRMLQTEHIKELIIALGAGIGDQLNLEKIRYHRIIIMTDADVDGEHIRTLLLTLFFRHFREALDRGYIYIAQPPLYKITKGKTIRYAYSDTERDTILRDLGITLSAGVEVGEDNLEPEISKGKARVDRYKGLGEMNAIQLWETTMDPARRTLLRVDIDDAERADQIFSMLMGDEVAPRKRFIQSRAKTAKNLDV; encoded by the coding sequence ATGGCCGATGAAGTCAAAAAAAATCAATCGTCCTACTCGGCCGCCGATATCACGGTTCTTGAAGGCCTAGAGGCTGTTCGCAAACGGCCGGGGATGTACATTGGCGGAACGGGTGAAGCTGGTCTTCATCATTTAATTTGGGAGATCGTTGATAACTCAATCGACGAGGCGATGGCTGGCTACGCTTCAAAAATTGAGCTAACACTTTTACCTAAAAATGTCGTTCGAGTGCGCGATAACGGTCGTGGCATTCCAGTGGAAGTTCACAAGGCAACTCAAAAATCAACTCTTGAAACGGTCATGACAACCCTGCATGCTGGCGGAAAATTTGGCGGCGAGGGCTATAAAGTTTCAGCTGGTTTGCACGGTGTTGGCGCTTCGGTTGTCAACGCTCTTTCGGCTTGGCTTGTGGCCGAGGTCTGGCGTGATGACAAGCGCTATGAGCAACTCTATAAACAAGGTCAACCAGCTGGTGAATTGACTAGCGCTGACGACCCAGGCCACGCAACAGGCACCCAGACCACATTTACGCCTGATCCGACCATTTTTGAAACCATTGATTTTAAATGGGAAACGATCCTCGAAAGACTCCGCCAGCAAGCCTACCTGACCAAGGGCATCTTTATTCGCGCTCAAGATGATCGCGCTGAATCTTCAGAAAGCTACAGTTTTTATTTTGAGGGCGGCATCGCATCACATGTTCGCTATTTGAATCGCAATAAAGCCAATCTCCATGAACCAATTTATATCGAAAAAATTACCAATGACATTTCGGTTGAGATTGCCCTTCAATACACAGAGGATTTCAACGAACGCGTTTTTACCTTTGCCAACACAGTGAACACGCCAGGTGGCGGCACTCATCTGACTGGATTCAAAACCGCTCTGACACGAGTTTTGAACGACTACGCTAAAAGTTCAAAGCTCTTAAAGGAAACCGACAGCGGATTTTCCGGTGAAGACGTTCGCGAAGGCTTGGCCGCGATTGTCAGCGTTAAGTTAAGTGACCCTCAATTTGAGGGGCAAACAAAAGATAAACTCGGCAATCCAGAAATTCGAACAATTGTTGAACAAGTAACGGCCGAGGGCTTGTCATACTATCTACAAGAGCATCCCAACGAAGCGAAAAAAATTATTACCAAGGCATCTTTATCGGCGCGGGCTCGCTTGGCGGCCAAGGCGGCGCGTGAAACAGTTATTCGCAAAGGCGCCCTAGAAGGCATGACTCTTCCCGGTAAATTGGCCGACTGTTCAGAGCGAGATCCAAAAAAATCCGAACTCTACATTGTAGAGGGCGATTCAGCTGGCGGTTCAGCGAAACAAGGACGCGATCGCAAGTTCCAGGCAATTTTGCCCCTCCGAGGAAAAATTCTCAATGTCGAACGCGCCCGACTCGATCGAATGCTTCAAACTGAACACATTAAAGAATTGATTATCGCGCTGGGCGCAGGTATCGGTGACCAGCTTAATCTCGAAAAAATTCGTTATCATCGCATTATTATAATGACCGATGCAGATGTTGATGGCGAACATATTCGCACCCTGCTTCTTACTCTCTTCTTCCGTCATTTTCGCGAGGCGCTCGACCGTGGTTATATCTATATTGCCCAGCCACCCCTCTACAAAATCACCAAAGGCAAAACTATCCGCTATGCCTATTCTGACACAGAACGAGATACGATTTTGAGGGATCTAGGCATCACACTGTCAGCCGGAGTCGAAGTGGGTGAAGATAACTTAGAACCAGAAATCTCAAAAGGCAAGGCGCGGGTTGACCGATACAAGGGCTTGGGTGAGATGAACGCGATTCAACTCTGGGAAACAACTATGGATCCAGCGCGCCGCACACTTTTACGCGTCGATATCGATGATGCTGAACGCGCCGACCAAATTTTTTCGATGCTTATGGGTGATGAAGTCGCGCCCCGAAAACGTTTTATTCAAAGCCGAGCAAAAACCGCTAAAAATCTTGACGTTTAG
- a CDS encoding DUF4012 domain-containing protein, translating into MKSSKVFIDGIQSTKRYVKTETKKNWREFWLAFGILALGVSSASLVFADDFLGLWRLKQMIPPGHYLVLFQNNAEQRPSGGFIGSFATLDITASGYENLVVDTNIYKRDNAFTERVAISPPEPLKGVATNDRLAMRDSNWDIDFRSSAERVSWFYKQEGGEAVDGVIAINATVAQDLLKIIGSIPLPTGDELKAENFFTTLHYIIEKEYFYDPVQRQQNEPKTVIKELIPTFISRLKQANVLVRLPAFIQQELNERQIQLYHTDENVEANILAANWGGAISETKGDYLALFNANVGGQKSSLNVSQKTTVKIELETNETLYHRVIIERTHQGTGVWPDHTNNNYLRIVVPSNAKLISATFNGSDRFDQINIEPAFNKTVFGTHVDTEPGATSQLVLEYLVKLDQNRQSLFYQKQSGTLAEALEVSVGDRTVFNALLSTDATVKF; encoded by the coding sequence ATGAAATCATCGAAGGTATTTATTGATGGGATTCAGTCGACTAAACGATATGTTAAAACAGAAACCAAAAAGAATTGGCGGGAATTTTGGTTGGCGTTCGGTATTCTTGCGCTTGGCGTGAGCAGTGCGTCTTTAGTCTTCGCCGACGATTTTTTAGGGCTCTGGCGCTTAAAACAAATGATCCCACCTGGTCACTACTTGGTTTTATTCCAAAACAATGCCGAGCAGAGGCCGAGTGGGGGGTTTATCGGGAGTTTTGCAACTCTCGACATTACCGCGAGTGGTTACGAAAATCTTGTGGTCGACACCAATATCTATAAACGCGATAACGCTTTTACTGAAAGAGTGGCAATTTCGCCACCCGAGCCGCTTAAAGGAGTGGCTACCAATGACCGTCTGGCTATGCGCGACAGTAACTGGGACATTGATTTCCGCTCATCCGCGGAACGGGTCAGCTGGTTCTATAAACAAGAAGGCGGGGAGGCGGTCGATGGTGTCATTGCAATTAACGCCACTGTCGCTCAAGATTTACTCAAAATCATCGGGTCCATTCCTCTGCCGACGGGCGATGAACTTAAAGCGGAAAATTTTTTCACCACGCTCCATTATATAATCGAGAAAGAATATTTTTACGATCCTGTTCAACGTCAACAAAATGAACCCAAAACTGTCATCAAGGAACTGATTCCGACTTTTATCTCGCGTCTCAAGCAAGCGAATGTGCTTGTGCGTTTGCCCGCTTTTATTCAACAAGAACTCAACGAGCGTCAGATTCAGTTGTATCACACCGATGAAAACGTTGAAGCAAACATTTTGGCCGCTAACTGGGGTGGGGCAATTTCAGAAACAAAGGGGGATTATCTTGCGCTGTTCAACGCCAATGTCGGCGGTCAAAAAAGCAGTTTAAATGTTAGTCAAAAAACAACTGTAAAAATCGAACTCGAAACAAATGAAACACTTTACCATCGCGTTATAATTGAGCGTACCCATCAAGGCACTGGCGTTTGGCCTGATCACACGAATAATAACTACTTGCGTATCGTTGTTCCCAGCAACGCTAAACTGATTTCGGCGACATTTAATGGCAGTGACCGCTTCGACCAGATCAACATTGAACCTGCATTCAATAAAACCGTTTTCGGCACTCATGTGGACACTGAACCGGGCGCCACGAGTCAACTTGTTTTAGAATATTTAGTGAAGTTAGATCAAAATCGGCAGAGTTTGTTTTATCAAAAACAATCCGGCACGCTGGCAGAGGCGCTCGAAGTTAGTGTAGGTGACCGAACAGTTTTCAACGCGCTTTTATCGACTGATGCCACGGTTAAATTTTGA